The segment TGTAGCTATTTTGACATGTGCCCATAGATGATACATCTAAATGGCACGGATAATTCATTCTGTTTTCCTACACAGATGAAATATAAGGACCGTTTAGAGTGTAGTCTAAGCGGTCCTTTCTTGTTTGCTATTATATTTATAAAAGGAGAATAATCATGGGATTTAAAAAAATTATACTTAGTTCAGTAGCACTTTTGTCAGCAGTAACACTTGCTGCATGCAGTTCCAATTCGTCAGATTCAAGTTCAGTCAATGTTGGTATTATTCAATATGCTGAACATGAAGCGTTGAGCTCAGCTCGTGAAGGCTTTGTAGAGGCGCTCGAAGAAGCAGGCTACAAGGAAGGTGAAAATCTGACGCTTGATTTGCAAAATGCCCAAGGTGATCAAGCAAACTTACAGACAATGGTTGAGAAATTGGCAGGAAAAAATGATCTTAACTTTGCCATCGCAACACCGGCAGCCCAAGCCATGCTTAATGCAGATAGTGAAACATCAAGTGTATTCACAGCTGTCACAGATCCAGTTGAAGCAGGTTTGGTTGAATCATTGGAAAAACCAGGTGGGACCATGACCGGATCGACTGATGCAACTGATGTGGAAGGTCAAATCGAGATGTTGCTCAAAGTTGTACCAACTGCGAAGACTGTCGGTATTTTCTACAATTCTAGCGAGGTAAACTCAGAAGTTCAAGCTGAGCAGGCTAAAAAAGCACTCGAAGCAAAAGGTGTAAAAGTAGAAGTGACAACAGTTACGACGACAAACGATGTTCAGCAAGCTATTACTTCACTTGCAGGAAAAGTCGATGCTATCTATCTTCCAACTGATAATACAGTTGCCTCTACAGCTTCAACAATCGGTGATATTTTAAAAGAAGCAAAAGTTCCAGCTATGGGAAGTGACGCGGCAGTTATTGACGCAGCTCTATTTACCTACGGTGTCGACTACCATGCTATCGGTGTTCAAGCTGGTGAATTGGCTGTTAAGATTTTGAAGGGTGAAAAGCCTGCTGACTTAGCAGTTGAAAAACCAAATACAGCGGCTATTACCGTCAATGAAGAAATGGCTAAAGCTGTTGGTATTGATGCAACGACTATAAAAGCATTAGAAGAGTAAAATATTTAGGAGAAGAAACGTTTATGTATTATAAGCTAGTAAAAAAATTGGCAACTATTTCAGTAGCAAGTATGGGTTTGTTAACACTTGCAGCTTGTTCCTCATCATCAGAACAAGCTTCCTCAGATGTGGTCAAAGTTGGAGTTCTTCAATATATGGAGCATGAATCATTGACAGCTGCCCGTGAGGGTTTTGTGGCGGAATTAGAAGCAAATGGTTATAAAGAGGGTGAAAAATTGGTTTTGGATTATCAAAATGCCCAAGGCGATCAATCTAACCTTCAAACCATTTCAGAACAATTAATCGATGGAAATGATATTGTCTTGGCAATCGCTACGCCGTCTGCCCAGAGTTTAGCGACTGTGTCTACTGAAACGCCGATTGTCTTTACTGCGGTTACAGATCCCTTGTCAGCTGACTTGGTAGAATCCATTGAAAAACCAGGTGGACTTTTGACAGGTACTTCTGATCAAGCTCCAATTGACAAACAGGTTGAATTGCTAGGTCAAGCTGTTCCAGATGCTAAGACCGTTGGTATTTTGTACACTACTAGCGAACGTAATTCAGAAGTCCAGGTAGAGCAAGCTAAGGAATTGCTAGAAAAAGCAGGTTATAAGGTAATTGTCAAAGGAATCACATCTTCAAATGAAGTCCAAGATGCGACAACAAGCTTGATGAAGGATGTAGATGCTCTCTTTATTCCAACAGACAATACTGTCGCTTCAACCATGACCATGATCGGTGAATTATCTGTGGAGCATAAGGTTCCAGTAATCGGTGGTTCAACGGATATGGTGGATGAAGGAGGTCTTTTGACTTACGGTACCAACTATGAAGCTTTAGGTCGTCAAACTGCAAAAATGGCTATTAAGATTATCGAAGGAGCTAATGTGTCAGAAACGGCAGTAGAATACCCAGAGACCGTCAGTCTTCACGTCAATGAAGAAATGGCTCAGAAATTAGGTATCGATACTTCTAAGCTTGCTGTATCTGAATAAGATCGGTAAGATAGAACCTAGTATCGACTACGAATTTAGAAAAAGGAGAAAATCGTGGATATTATTTTATCAAGTATCTCGCAAGGCTTGCTTTGGTCAGTTATGGCGATTGGTGTTTACTTGACGTTTCGTATTTTAGATATTGCTGATATGACAGCTGAGGGGTCTTATCCGCTTGGAGCTGCTGTTTGTGCGACAGGGATTGTGAACGGAGTGAATCCCTTGCTGGCAACCTTTATGGCTATGGTAGCTGGTATGGGTGCAGGATTGATTTCTGGTTTACTTCATACAAAACTAAAAATTCCAGCCCTTTTGACCGGTATTGTAACCTTGACAGGTCTCTACTCTATCAACTTGAAAATATTAGGCAAAGCCAATGTGGCTCTGCTTAAGCAAGAAACTCTAGTGACCCAATTGCAGGATTTCGGTTTGACAAAAACAAATGCCGTTTTGGTGATTGGTCTGGTCTTTGTACTAGCAGTTGTAGGTTTATTGACGCTCTTGCTCAATACACAAATTGGTCTAGCTATTCGTTCAACAGGGGATAATATTCCAATGAGTGAGTCCAATGGTATCAATGTAGACAATATGAAAATCTACGGCTATATGTTGTCGAATGGTCTAATTGCCCTTTGTGGTGCTCTTCTTACTCAGAATAATGGCTATGCAGATCTCAACTCAGGTACTGGTACCATTGTTATCGGCCTAGCATCTGTCATTATTGCAGAAGTTATCTTGCGTAACTTACGCTTGGGTTGGAGACTCCTATCGGTTGTTCTCGGTGCAGTTGTTTACCGTTTGATTATCTTAGCGATTTTGGAAATTCCAGGTATGGATGCAGACCTTGTTAAACTCTTCTCAGCTATCCTTCTGGCAACCGTTCTCTATGTGCCAGAATTGCAGAAGAAATTGAATATTCGTCGTCCAAAATTGAATGGAAATGCTTAGGAGGAAGTCATGTCTACAATTTTATCAATTCAAAATATTCATAAAACCTTCGAAGCTGGAACAGTTAATGAGAACCATGTCCTTCGTGGGTTGAACTTAGATGTAAAAGAAGGGGATTTTATCTCCATCATTGGTGGTAATGGTGCTGGTAAATCAACTTTCATGAACTCACTTGCAGGTGCCTTGACGGTTGATTCGGGCGATATTTTGCTTGAAGGTAAATCCATTAAGCATGTCTCAGCTGCCAAACGTTCTAAGGACATCAGCCGTGTTTTCCAAGATCCTAAGATGGGAACAGCTTCTCGATTGACCATTGAAGAAAACATGGCTATTGCCTATCGTCGTGGATTGTCACGTGGTCTTGGTTGGGGTGTGAAGGATAGTGAACGTGCTATTTTTAAGGAATCCTTGAAAGAGCTTGGTCTGGGACTAGAAAACCGTATGAAGGTTGACACGCAATTTCTTTCAGGTGGTCAACGTCAGGCTCTGACCTTGATGATGGCTTCGCTGGTTAAACCAAAAGTTCTGCTCCTGGACGAACATACTGCGGCCCTTGATCCAAAAACCAGCGATATGGTTATGGAATTGACCAAGAAAATCGTGGAAAGTCACCAGTTGACAGCTCTGATGATTACGCATAATATGGAAAATGCCATTGAATATGGTAATCGTTTGGTCATGTTGCACCGTGGTCAGATTGTTGTCGATGTAGAAGGAGAAGAGAAGAAGAACTTGACTGTTCAAAATTTGATGGACCTTTTCTACAAAAACAGCGGTGAGAAACTAACTGACGATGAGATGATTTTATAGACAATATGTAAAGACCCCCAGTTGAGAATTCGTGGATTTACCTGTACACTAGAATAAAAAAACAATCAACTTCTAACAGGAATTACCACACTCAATTGGAGGTCTTATATGTTTCATTTTACCACACTTTTCATCGGAATGGATGTTCACAAAGAAAGTTTTTCACTCTGCTATTATGATATGATGGCGAATCAATTCAAACATAGCACTAAAGTTGGTCCAAATGTTAGCTATATTGTGAACTATGTGAATGAGCTTCGTCGTTTATATGGTCAAGATGCAGAAGTGTTATGTGGCTACGAAGCCGGATGTCTTGGATTTACCCTATATCACCAGCTACAAGCTCACGGGATTCCCTGTATCGTGATGGCGCCTACAACGGTGATGAAGGAAGGATCTAAGCGTGTTAAGACTGATAAAAAAGATGCAGCTCAGCTCGCAAAAGCTCTGGCCTTTCGTAGCTATCGGCCTGTTCATATTCCTACTGTTGAGGATGAACAAGTCAAAGAATATATCCGCATGAGAACAGACCACAAAGTGGCTCTGAAGAAAATCAAACAACAAATTCTTGCCTTCTGTCTCCGACATGATTTTCGCTATACCGAGGGAAGCAGTAATTGGACACAGAAACATGTTCGCTGGCTCCGTTCCCTAAAACCTGAGGGACTTTACGCAGAGATTTTGACAGAATATCTATTGACCTATGAGAAATTAGTAGATCAAATAGAACGGTATGATGCACGAATTGAGCAACTGGGTCAAAGCGACAGTTACCAAGAGAAGGTCTCACGGCTTTCTTGCTTTATTGGCATTAAAACACTAACTGCTCTTTCCATTGTGACAGAAATCGGTGATTTTAATCGCTTTGCGACAGCTCAACATTTTGCTTCTTATCTTGGGCTAACTCCTAGCGAAAATTCTAGCGGCGACAAGGAGAGAAGAGGTGCTATCACCAAAGCGGGGAATAGCCATGTGAGACGACTTCTGATAGAAGCTGCACAATCATTGGCTAAGGGGACGATTGGGTATAAATCCAAAGAATTGAAAAGGAGACAAAGTGGAAACCGAGTGGAGGTGATTGCTTATGCGGATAAGGCTAATGAACGCTTAAGAAGACGTTATCGTACACTTGTTCTAGGAAAAAATAAGAAACAAAATGTTGCTAAAACAGCTATTGCACGAGAATTATCTGGTTTTATTTGGGGGATGATGACAGGAAGAATAGCTTGAAGTTAGCGCTTGTTTTCATGTACACTTTTGACCATTAAGTTTTATCATCGCAGAGCGATGAGGAATCCCTATTTCTATCCAAAATCACTGGGTGAATTTGGACAGAAATAAGGATTGAAATCATGTTTGAATGGAAAGTATCTTGAAGGAGTTTAGGACTTCAAGGTTTGAGTCATCTACGAAACGACTAAGTGGCACAATTGTGATCCACGCTTATAGAGAGTAGGACTCGCGGCAGAACCATTGACCTGTAGGTAACCAATCCACGAATATCAGAGTGGCCAATGCCCGAAGCTAAGAACTAGGCTCTTTCTAGATACTTTTCATTTTTTTATCAGTTCGATTGTTTTTACTTGACAAAGGGCTTTACATATCAGTCGTTCAGT is part of the Streptococcus suis genome and harbors:
- a CDS encoding ABC transporter substrate-binding protein, translated to MGFKKIILSSVALLSAVTLAACSSNSSDSSSVNVGIIQYAEHEALSSAREGFVEALEEAGYKEGENLTLDLQNAQGDQANLQTMVEKLAGKNDLNFAIATPAAQAMLNADSETSSVFTAVTDPVEAGLVESLEKPGGTMTGSTDATDVEGQIEMLLKVVPTAKTVGIFYNSSEVNSEVQAEQAKKALEAKGVKVEVTTVTTTNDVQQAITSLAGKVDAIYLPTDNTVASTASTIGDILKEAKVPAMGSDAAVIDAALFTYGVDYHAIGVQAGELAVKILKGEKPADLAVEKPNTAAITVNEEMAKAVGIDATTIKALEE
- a CDS encoding ABC transporter substrate-binding protein → MYYKLVKKLATISVASMGLLTLAACSSSSEQASSDVVKVGVLQYMEHESLTAAREGFVAELEANGYKEGEKLVLDYQNAQGDQSNLQTISEQLIDGNDIVLAIATPSAQSLATVSTETPIVFTAVTDPLSADLVESIEKPGGLLTGTSDQAPIDKQVELLGQAVPDAKTVGILYTTSERNSEVQVEQAKELLEKAGYKVIVKGITSSNEVQDATTSLMKDVDALFIPTDNTVASTMTMIGELSVEHKVPVIGGSTDMVDEGGLLTYGTNYEALGRQTAKMAIKIIEGANVSETAVEYPETVSLHVNEEMAQKLGIDTSKLAVSE
- a CDS encoding ABC transporter permease, giving the protein MDIILSSISQGLLWSVMAIGVYLTFRILDIADMTAEGSYPLGAAVCATGIVNGVNPLLATFMAMVAGMGAGLISGLLHTKLKIPALLTGIVTLTGLYSINLKILGKANVALLKQETLVTQLQDFGLTKTNAVLVIGLVFVLAVVGLLTLLLNTQIGLAIRSTGDNIPMSESNGINVDNMKIYGYMLSNGLIALCGALLTQNNGYADLNSGTGTIVIGLASVIIAEVILRNLRLGWRLLSVVLGAVVYRLIILAILEIPGMDADLVKLFSAILLATVLYVPELQKKLNIRRPKLNGNA
- a CDS encoding ABC transporter ATP-binding protein, which encodes MSTILSIQNIHKTFEAGTVNENHVLRGLNLDVKEGDFISIIGGNGAGKSTFMNSLAGALTVDSGDILLEGKSIKHVSAAKRSKDISRVFQDPKMGTASRLTIEENMAIAYRRGLSRGLGWGVKDSERAIFKESLKELGLGLENRMKVDTQFLSGGQRQALTLMMASLVKPKVLLLDEHTAALDPKTSDMVMELTKKIVESHQLTALMITHNMENAIEYGNRLVMLHRGQIVVDVEGEEKKNLTVQNLMDLFYKNSGEKLTDDEMIL
- a CDS encoding IS110 family transposase; translated protein: MFHFTTLFIGMDVHKESFSLCYYDMMANQFKHSTKVGPNVSYIVNYVNELRRLYGQDAEVLCGYEAGCLGFTLYHQLQAHGIPCIVMAPTTVMKEGSKRVKTDKKDAAQLAKALAFRSYRPVHIPTVEDEQVKEYIRMRTDHKVALKKIKQQILAFCLRHDFRYTEGSSNWTQKHVRWLRSLKPEGLYAEILTEYLLTYEKLVDQIERYDARIEQLGQSDSYQEKVSRLSCFIGIKTLTALSIVTEIGDFNRFATAQHFASYLGLTPSENSSGDKERRGAITKAGNSHVRRLLIEAAQSLAKGTIGYKSKELKRRQSGNRVEVIAYADKANERLRRRYRTLVLGKNKKQNVAKTAIARELSGFIWGMMTGRIA